The following nucleotide sequence is from Phormidium ambiguum IAM M-71.
CTATTAAACAGGATTTGCCAATTTATTCTATTGGTAGCGGTTTCTGCTTCTTTAACTTCAAAGGTGAGGTTACAAGCTTTCGGTTCTTCTAACGCTTGTATGCAAAGTTCCGCGAGATCTTCCCGACTAACTTTCCCGCGAATGTTGTCGCCTTGTTCAAAAACCAAATTTTTGCCACCCGCTTCTTCAGTTAATGCACAAGGTCTGATAATTGTGTAAGCAATTCCACTTTCTCTAACGCTATCTTCTCCCCGCAATTTCCAAGTTAAAATACCACCTAAAGCATCATTCATTCTTACTGCTGGGGGTTCTTCTTCTAAGTTAATTCCTGGACGACCTGGACGAGTCACCCCAGCCGAACTAACTAAGATAAACTGAGGTAAACTCGCACCATTATAAGCTTTAATTGAGTCAATTTGTAGCGCAAAACCGCCTGGGGTAAAGTTAGGATTGAGTGCGCCATCATATTCAAATTTGCTTAACATTAATTGGCAAGAACGAATTTGACTAGCATCAATCTTTTCACTATCGGATAAAGTTTTGGCGCGAAAAACGGGAATTAAATCAGCAAAAGGAATGCGAATATCTAGCCAAGTATTTGGTATTGTATCGAAGGAGTAGCTATAACCAATTCCATCCCATTTGGTATCAGTACGCAGGAAAAATTTATAACGTTTGCCATCACCTTTGACACGCAATTCGACACCTTCGTAAGCAGATAAATCTAAAGGTGTATCAAAATTGCGAGTCCGAATTGAAGCGAAACCTCCCGAATTAGCAGTGGAAACATTCCCAGCAAATAAAGCAGTGTTATCGACTAATTGAATATTACTGGCGCTAACTCCACCCATAACCACATCATCGATCGCACCCCACACATTCTTAATCTCTTCACTAGCAGTGCGAAAATCAAAAATCATTTTCTCATTAGCTTTCCCTAAATATTTCGCTGCTGCTTGCACCAAATTTTTCACACCTTGATATTCTACAAGTTCGGGAGAATCTACCACTTGCGGCATATAAAATTTCACGCCTTGATAGTACTTTTCCCGATTAGGAGTGTCGCCTTCCACAGGTTGCACACGCGCACCAGTACAACAAATTACCGCAGTAATATTGCGAAAAACTTGCTCAGTTAAAGTTTCTGGTTTAGTAATATCACCTGCGACTAATTCTAGGTTATTACCCAACATTTCTTGCGCTTTTTCTACATTTCGCACCAAAGCGCGGACTTGATAACCTCGTTCTACAAGTCGTTTAACTACACGCTTTCCCACACCACCAGTTGCGCCAACTACTAGCACTACTCCCACTCTTTTTCCTCCCTTAAATTGAGTAGATTTTTCATTTAATTTTCCGGTAAATATCCTCTGGATACAGTTGAGAAAAGGAATTACCTCAAAGTAAGTGAGAGTTTGGAAAAATCTGCCAAATTCCCAAGGTGCGCGATTATTTTCCGCCATAATCTATCCTTGTTACTTAGTGCGATCGTCCTTCTTTATTTTAAAATAGTAAAAGGTAATTGGTGATTCATGACGCGGATGTGAGCAAGTGATTCCAGAATTTGATGAAAACGGCAATCTACCACCAGGGATTCATTTTTGCGAATGGGAGGAATTTAAACAAAAATTTGGTACTAATTTAACTAGACGACGAATGATAGATGGTTTAGAACTAGCAATGACCCAATTAAAAGCAGCAGGTTGTAGAACCATTTATATCGACGGTAGTTTTGTCACCAGTAAAGACAAACCTGGAGACTTTGATGCTTGTTGGGAAGACAATGGGGTTGATATACTTTATCTAAAATCTATTGCTCCTACTTTATCTAATTTTGCACTGCGACGTGCCGAACAAAAAAGCAAGTATAAAGGCGAAATTTTTCCGTCTAATTACCCAGCTAATGATTCGGGAACAGCCTATATAGACTTTTTACAATTTGATAGTAGAACAAATAAAAACAAAGGAATTATTGCCATAGATTTACAAAGGTGGAACCCATGATAAAAAACGAAAAAGAGTATCAAATTACCTTAGATTGGTTGCGGCGATTTGAACAGTCTGTAGCTGAATTAGATAACAATGAAAGCTTGAAAGCTGACCAACCCCGTTGGCAACTGCATAGAGACTCATATCAAAGTCAAGTTAACGAATTAAAGTCAGAAATTGTTGAGTATGAAAGACTGATTAACTGTGACAAAAGCCAGCCCATTCAAATTAAAGTTGAGAATATGAATAAGCTACCGGATGCTTTAATTAAAGCTAGGATAGCCGCCAAAATTAGCCAGCAAGAATTAGCAGAAATATTAGGAATTGAAGAACAGAGAGTCAAGCAATACGAAGACACAGATTATCAATGTGCCAGTTTTGGAGAAATTCTCGAAGTTAGCACAGTTTTGGGTGTGGAATTTGCAACTGCTGTGGTGCAGGTAGATTTTGAGGAAATAGAAGTTGTAAAACAAAGTGCAGAAAAATGGCGAAAGGAAAAAGTAAGTCAGACAGTTAAAACTTTGTAAATGACGGGACTTGGCGTTAGGAACCATCGCAGGAGGCTATGTTCAATGGATGGCACACTAAGCTATGCAGATATTCTGAAAAAAACGCTGCAAGAAGCGACGCGAGTTCAACCTCGTTTACAAGCAATTAAGCTTTATAAATCGATTTACTGACACTCCAGCTTGA
It contains:
- a CDS encoding CIA30 family protein, which produces MAENNRAPWEFGRFFQTLTYFEVIPFLNCIQRIFTGKLNEKSTQFKGGKRVGVVLVVGATGGVGKRVVKRLVERGYQVRALVRNVEKAQEMLGNNLELVAGDITKPETLTEQVFRNITAVICCTGARVQPVEGDTPNREKYYQGVKFYMPQVVDSPELVEYQGVKNLVQAAAKYLGKANEKMIFDFRTASEEIKNVWGAIDDVVMGGVSASNIQLVDNTALFAGNVSTANSGGFASIRTRNFDTPLDLSAYEGVELRVKGDGKRYKFFLRTDTKWDGIGYSYSFDTIPNTWLDIRIPFADLIPVFRAKTLSDSEKIDASQIRSCQLMLSKFEYDGALNPNFTPGGFALQIDSIKAYNGASLPQFILVSSAGVTRPGRPGINLEEEPPAVRMNDALGGILTWKLRGEDSVRESGIAYTIIRPCALTEEAGGKNLVFEQGDNIRGKVSREDLAELCIQALEEPKACNLTFEVKEAETATNRINWQILFNSVQPN
- a CDS encoding DUF6932 family protein, translated to MIPEFDENGNLPPGIHFCEWEEFKQKFGTNLTRRRMIDGLELAMTQLKAAGCRTIYIDGSFVTSKDKPGDFDACWEDNGVDILYLKSIAPTLSNFALRRAEQKSKYKGEIFPSNYPANDSGTAYIDFLQFDSRTNKNKGIIAIDLQRWNP
- a CDS encoding helix-turn-helix domain-containing protein; translated protein: MIKNEKEYQITLDWLRRFEQSVAELDNNESLKADQPRWQLHRDSYQSQVNELKSEIVEYERLINCDKSQPIQIKVENMNKLPDALIKARIAAKISQQELAEILGIEEQRVKQYEDTDYQCASFGEILEVSTVLGVEFATAVVQVDFEEIEVVKQSAEKWRKEKVSQTVKTL